The Blastocatellia bacterium nucleotide sequence CGACCCCCGGCTCGCCGATCAAGCAAGGATTGTTCTTCGTCCGGCGACAGAGGATTTGGATGACGCGCTCCAGCTCGGCTTCGCGTCCGATCAAGGGGTCAAGCTTATCGGCCAGGGCCATCTCCGTCAGGTCGCGACTGAATTCGGCCAGATGGGGCGTCTCCTTCTTAGTCTGTTGCAGGCGCTCGACGCTGCTGCGCATCAGCTCTTCGCGCACATGCTGCAAGCGCAGCCCGCGCTCGTAGAGCAACTCGGCCGCTAAACTGCTCTCCTCTCGCAGAATGCCCAGCAACAGATGTTCCGTCCCCACATACCGATGGCCCAAGCGCTCCGATTCCTCATCGGCATATTTCAAGACGCGCCGAGCCTCCTGACTGAGGGGCAAATCCACTGACGAAGTCGAAACCTTCTCCCGCACGACGGATCGGCTCTCGATCTCCTTCCGAATCGCCTCCACGGCCGAGGATGACCGCAAGAACCGCGCTGCCAACGTCTTATCCTCTCGGAGCAGTCCCAACAAGATATGCTCGGCTTCGATGGCCGAGGCCCCCATCTGGCTGGCTTCGTAGCGGGCGAAGAAGATGGCGCGTCGCGCTTTTTCCGTATATCGTTCAAACATCGCCCCCTCGCTTTCGCTCAAAATTCCTCTCGCAACGTCCCGTCATGTAAGTGTAGCACGCGATCACAGCGACGGGCTATAGATTCGTTGTGAGTGGCGATGATCGCCGTCAACTGTCGGGCCCGATGCAGGTCTTGAAGCAGCGCGAACACAAGGGCTCCAGTTCGAACATCGAGGTTTCCCGTGGGTTCGTCCGCCAGCAGCAGACGCGGCTCATGGACGAGCGCCCGCGCCAAGGCGACCCGCTGTTGCTCCCCTCCGGAGAGTTGCGCGGGCCTATGCGCGAGCCGATGCCCCAATCCCACCTGCTCCAGCATCGCCGCCGCCCTCCGCGCGGCCTCCGTCCGCGTCATGCCGCCGATCAACAGCGGCAGCATCACGTTCTCAAGCGCCGTGAATTCCGGCAGCAGCCCGTGAAACTGAAAGACGAAACCGATCATCTGCTGCCGGAACCGAGCTAAATCTACCTCACTCCCAGAAAAGATGTCAAACCCCTGGAAAATCACTCGACCCGAGGTCGGGCGATCGAGCCCACCCAGCAGATGCAGCAACGTGGATTTCCCCGAGCCCGATGCGCCGACGATGGCCACCATCTCGCCTTCGACAACGCTCAAGTCCACCCCTCGCAGTACCGGCACGGGCTCCGGTCCATCGGTGTAGGTCTTGCAGAGCCCTTCGGCACGGAGCAGAACGTGCGGACGCGCCGCGCGCCGATCGCGTTCGATCGCTTGCGGGCGCACGTCACTCATACCGCAGCCCCTCGACGGGATTCAAGCGCGCGGCTTGCCGGGCCGGATAGATCGTCGCCAGGAAGCTGATCAACAGAGCGATCCCCGCGACGATCGCCGCGTCCCCCACGCGCGGACGAAATGGCGCATAGGCGATCGAGAAGACCGTCTCCGGCAATCGAATCCATTGATACCGATCGGCGAGCCACGATAACAAAACGCCCGCGCCGAGCCCCAGCGCCGTGCCGATCACTCCGACGAGGACGCCTTGCCAGATGAAGATGCGCATGATCGAGATTGAGCGCGCGCCCATCGCCCGCAAGATCGAAATATCCCGCGTCTTCTCAATGACCATCATCACGAGCGATGTGATGATGTTCAACGCCGCGATGAAGATCATCAGCGTGAGGACGACGACGACGACGATCCGCTGAATCTGCAAGGCCGCGAACACCGGTTGATTCAGCTCCTGCCAATCCGTCGTTGTGTACTCCGGCCCGGCGATCTCGCGGACGCGTCGCGCGATCTCCTTCACAGCATAGATATCCGTGACCTTCATCTGCAACACGGTGGCGGGTTGCTCCGTGCCCAGCAACCGTCGCAACGCGTCCAAAGAGACGTAGCCCCAGGAGGAATCGTATTCGTAGAGCCCTGACGAGAAAAGGCCCACGACGCGCAGCCGTCCCAGACGGGGGATCACGCCCAGGGGGGTCAACCTTCCATCCGGTGGGATGATCGTGAGCACATCTCCCACCTTCACGCCCAATTCTTCGGCGATGACACGCCCCAGCAGTATGCCGGGCACTCCATCGGCTTCTTCAGCTAATCGCTCGACCGCTCCCTGAACGACGATGCCCCACACCTCGTTCGCTTCTCGTGGAGCCCCGAGGTCAACGCCTTTCAGAATGAGTCCCACGCCGTGTCCCGCGTGCGACGCGAAGACCTGTTCGTAATGCGTCGGCGCCACCGCGCGAATTCCCGGCACGCGGGCGATCTTCTCCTGCAGCTCAGCGGGAATCGCTCGGCCATCTTTCCGCAAGAGATTCAGGTGCGCTGTGCCCGCCAGCAGCTTCCCCTGAATGTCTTCATTGAATCCGTTCACGAGCGAGAGCGCGATCAGCAGCACGGCCACCCCCGCGGCGATCCCCAAGATCGCGATCAAGCTGATGACGGCGATGACCGCTTGCTTTCGCTTCGCCGTCAGATAGCGCAGGGCGATGAGCAGCTCGAACGGACGCACGCTCACGGCCTCCCGCACCGCTTCAATGACCGATCGCATGCTCATTCCTCCACTGGCGCGCCCTCAGATGACCGTCCCGTCCGGGATGATGGCATGGCGAGGGATGACGACGATCCCGTCCCGGATGTACCAATTCTCGCCATCGGCGTGCTGCCGTCCTTCCACGTTCACGATCCGGACATTGGCCCCGATGCGCGCGTTCTTGTCAATGATCGCGCCCACGATCTCCGCGTTCTCGCCGATCCCCACAATGGGAATGCCCCGCGCGCGATCGGCCTCCATCTCCTCGAGCGTCTGGTAGAAATCCGCCCCCATGACGATCGTGCGCACGAGCCGTGCGCCTCGCTCGATGCGCGATCGGACGCCGATGACGCAGTGGATCAATTCCGCCCCGTTGAGGATGGAGCCGTCGGCGATGAGGCAATCGTGAATGCGACATTCTCGAATCTTAGCCGGTGGCAGATAGCGCGGATGCGTGTAAATCGGCGCATCCGGATCATAGAGGTTGAATTTCGGAAGTGGAAGGGTCAGGCCGATGTTCGCCTCATAGAACGCGCGGATCGTGCCGATGTCCTCCCAGTAGCCATCGAAGAGATATGCCTGAACGTGATAGCGCTGGATCGCCGCGGGAATGATCTCGCGTCCGAAATCCACGTACTGCGGATACTCATCGAGCAAGGTCCTGAGCACCGACTTGCGAAACACGTAAATCCCCATCGAGGCCAGATACGGACGGCGCACGGCCTCTTCAGGTGCGAGGCCAATCCGCGCCGTATCGGTGCGCATCTCTTGGAGAGCTGTGCCTTTTGGCTTCTCGCGGAACTCGATGACTCGTCCCCGATCGTCAATCTTCATGAGCCCGAACTCCGATGCGCGCTCTTCTTCGACGGCGACGACCGAGAGCGTGACATCCGCTCGCGTTCGCTCATGATGAGCGATGAAATCCCGGTAATCCATCCGATAGAGGTGGTCGCCGGCCAAGATCAAATATGTCTCCGCGCGCCATTGCTCGAAATGGCGCCAGCCACGACGCACAGCGTCGGCCGTCCCTTGAAACCAATTCCGGTTCTCCAGCGTCTGCTCGGCCGCCAAAATATCCACGAAGCCCTCGGTGAACGGCCCGAATTGATACGTTCGCGAGATATGCCGATTGAGCGAGGCGGAATTGAACTGCGTGAGGACGTAAATACGCGTGATCCCCGAATTGATGCAATTGCTCACGGAGATGTCCACCAAGCGATACTTCCCAGCTAGGGGGACCGCCGGTTTGGCCCGATCTTTGGTGAGCGGAAAGAGCCGCGTCCCCTGTCCTCCACCGAGGATGATCGCTAAGACATCGTCTCGACGCGCCATGGGTCCTCCCCCCGCTTCTCGCAGCGCACGCAAGCGCTCGACGTTCGTGCCATCGGGCATTTAGTGTAGTACAGCCCCCCGAGAAATCCAAGCACGCGCTCATCCGCCCCGGCTGTTGACCGACTTGACCGAATATCCGCTGATGAGCTACCCTTACGCGGCTCATCGCTCATGAGAAAGGAGACCGCAGAATGGACCGAGAGAAGATCCTGAACGCTCTCAACAAAGCGCTCGCTCAGGAATACGCCTGTTTCATCCGCTACAAGACGCATGCGGCCGTCATCACCGGCCCTTACGCTAAGCCCATCAGTGAGCAACTGGATGAGATCGCCGAGGATGAGGAGAGCCACGCTCGCGATTTGCGCGATCGCATCACGGGATTAGGAGGCACGCCGACGATGGCGGTCACCACCGAGGACCTCATCCCGGCCACGACGCTCGAGGAGATCCTACGCGTTAATATCGAGGAGGAGAAGAAGGCCATCGCCCTCTATCAGGAGATCCTCAACATAATTCCGCGCGAGCAACATCTGCTCTACGAGACGATCCAGGACATCCTCGAAGACGAATTCGAACACTTGGAGGAGCTGCAGCGGCTTCAGTCCTGATCGTCCGTCGGCGAGGCCTCGGGAGAAGGAGACGGACATGCCGGAACCTGCTCGGCGCCTTGTGGTTATCGGCGGAGTCGCTGGTGGCATGTCGGCAGCCGCGCGCGCCAAGCGCGTCAATCCCGATCTGGAGGTGATCGTCCTCGAGCGCGATCCCCACGTCTCTTATGGCGCCTGTGGAATCCCGTACTTTCTCGCTGGTCTCGTGCCCGATCCCGAGAAACTCATCGTCTATACGCCCGAGTACTTCCGCCGCGAACGGGGCATTGACGTGCGCACGAATACCGAAGCCGTGGAGCTTCGGCCGGACGAACGTACTGTCCTCGCGCGCGATCGCGGGAGCGGCGCGGTGGAGAAGATCCCCTACGATCGGCTCATCATCGCCACCGGCGCCATCCCTGTTCGTCCCTCCCTGCCTGGCATCGAGCTCGATCACATCTTCGTGCTGCGCAGCCTGAACGATGGCTTGCGAATTCATCGCGCGCTCGTCGAAGCGCATCCGCAACGTGCCGTCATCTTGGGAGCCGGATACATCGGCCTCGAGATGGCCGAAGCGCTCCGGATGCGCGGACTGCAGGTGACGGTCATCGAGGCGCTCGATCACGTCCTCGGCCAAACCGAGCCGGAGATCAGCCGGATCGTCGAGCAGGAGCTGGCCGCTCACGGTGTGCGCCTGCTGCTGACGACGCGCGCGGTTGGTTTCGAGGGCGATGCGCGCGGGCGAGTTCGCGAGGTCATCACCGATGCGGGCGAACGACTCGCCGCGGATCTCGCCCTGATCGGCATCGGCATTCGCCCGAACGTGCATCTGGCCGAAGCGGCCGGGATTGCGCTCGGCCCCACCGGGGCCATCGCCGTAGACGAGCGACAGGAAACGAATATCACGGGCATCTTCGCCGCCGGCGATTGCTGCGAGGCGAGGCATCTGGTCACCGAACGCCCGACATGGATTCCGCTCGGCCCGGCGGCTAATAAGCAAGGGAGAGTCGCGGGAGATAATGCGGCCGGACGGCACGCGACGTTTGCAGGCGTCGTTGGAACAGCTGTCGTCAAGGTCTTCGATCTCGAAGTCGCGCGCACCGGGCTCTCGCTTCAGGAAGCGCTCGCAGCTGGGTTCAAAGCGAAGAAGGTCTCGACCACGGCTTCTTCGCGCGCCGGATACTATCCAGGCGCGCATCCCATTACCCTCGTCCTCATCTTCGACGAAGCGACGCATCGGCTGCTCGGTGCCCAGATGGTCGGGCGCGAAGGCGTGGCCAAACGCATTGATGTATTCGCGACCGCCCTGCACGCCCGGATGACGTTGGAAGAGATGAGCCAGCTCGATCTGAGTTATGCGCCACCTTTCGCACCGGTGTGGGATCCGATCCTGATTGCCGTCAATGCGGCGCTGAAGGTGTGATCATGGGCGCGGCGGGGAGCGACCTGCAGAATCGCATCGTCATCATCACGGGGGCTTCCTCGGGAATCGGCGAAGCGACAGCGCGGCGCTTGGCGCGCGAAGGCGCTGTGGTCGTCCTCGCGGCGCGACGACGAGAGCGCTTGGAACGCCTCGCCGAAGAGATCGCGGCCTCCGGAGGACACGCGCTCGCCATTCCCACGGATATCACCGTAGAGGCCGACCGGCGTCGCCTTGTCGAGCGCACGATGGAGACGTATGGACGCGTAGACGCGCTCGTCAACAATGCGGGTTATGGTCAGCGCGGGCCCATCGAGTGCGTCCCCATCGAAGCCATCCGGCAGAATTTCGAGACGAATCTCTTCGCGCTCATCGCGCTCACACAGCTTGTGATCCCCATCCTGAGAACCCAAGGACGCGGGCGCATCGTGAACGTCAGCTCGGTCGCTGGGCGCATCGCCCGCCCCTTCTCGGCCGTATACGATGCCACGAAACACGCTCTGGAAGCGATCTCCGATGGACTCCGCGGGGAGCTTGCTCCCTTCGGCATTCACGTCATCGTGATCGAGCCGGGATTCATTCAGACCGAATTCTTGCACGTCGCCAATGAGGTCTCGCGCTCAGCGTTGGAGCGTTCGCACCCATACGCTCCATTTTTGGCCGACCTCGATCGCCGATATGAGCGCTGGCGGCGATGGGCAGGACGTCCGGAAGACGTCGCCGCCGTCATTATGCGAGCGCTCACGGAGGCGCGCCCGCGCCCTCGCTATGCCGTGCCCAAGCATGCGCGCCTATTGCTCGCGCTCAAACGCTGGATCCCGGATCACCTCTTCGATGCCCTCATGCGTCGGCAGATGGGACTGGTCCATCGCCCCCTCGAGAGTTGATCGGGAGCGCGCGCGCCCTCACCGAGACGCCCCTATTGCGATACAATATCTCGGGCGGTCAACAAGCGCTCGCCCATCGAACGGAGATGGCCGATGGCGAACGAAGTGACACATGTGGAACTCCGGGATGCGCGCGGCACGCGGACATTGAAGATCGCATCCCGCGGGATCATCCGACGGCATCTGGAACCGATCCGGACGCCAAAGCCCCCGTGGATTCGTGCCACGCTGCCGAGCGGGCCCGTCTACGGCGAACTGAAGCAACTGGTCGCGGAGCTGCGCCTGCACACGGTATGTCAAGAGGCTCTCTGCCCGAATATCGGTGAGTGCTGGGGTCATGGAACGATGACGATCATGTTACTCGGTAGCGTGTGCACGCGCGCGTGTCGCTTCTGTGCCGTAGCGACGGGGAATCCACGCGGATGGCTTGATCCTGAGGAACCGGAACACGTCGCGGAAGCCATCGCCCTTTTGGCTCAGCGTCATGGTCTGAAATACGTCGTGCTCACGAGCGTGGACCGCGATGATCTCCCCGATGGCGGCGCCGCCCATTTCGCCGAGACCGTGCGCCGCATCAAGGCGCGAGTGCCCGAGATCAAGGTCGAGACCCTGACGCCGGACTTTCGGGGCGATCTCCGCGCCGTCGAAATCGTGCTCGAAGCCGGCGTGGACGTCTTCTCCAACAATTTGGAGACTGTGCGTCGGCTCACCCCTCGCGTGCGCGACCCCCGCGCCGGATATGATCAAACGCTTCGCGTCCTCGCCCACGCCAAAGAGTTTCGTCCTGATGTGCTCACCAAAAGCAGCTTGATGCTCGGCCTCGGTGAGACCGACGAGGAACTTCGCCAAGCCATGCGCGATCTCCGTGCCGTCGGCGTGGATATTCTCACGCTCGGACAATACCTGCGCCCGACCAAGCATCATCTTCCGGTCGCTCGCTACGTGACGCCGGAAGAATTCGCCCTCTATCGGCAATGGGGATATGAAGAGGGCTTCCGCGAGGTCTTCAGCGGACCGCTCGTCCGCAGCTCCTATCGCGCCGAACGCGTCTTCATCGAAGCGCGGGGCGGACCAGCGTGAAAGCCGGCTCCGCGCCTGCGCGAAATCCATCACTCGACGATCTCGGGGACCTGCCTTCTCTTCACAGCTAGAGGATCGCCCAGGCTCTCACGTGGCCGGAAAGATATAGACCCTCCCCGGTCCTGTCGGCAGCCCAAATGCCCCTGGGTTCACCGATCCAATCGTCACGTCGCCTCGTCCATCGTGGTTCACGTCCGCAATGGTTAAGGCGAGAGCGAACTGCGTTCCTGGATCGGGAGGAGAGGCCTGAAAAGTGACATCGGCCGTCGCATCCAGAGCTGATCCCCCGGCGAAGAAATAGGCTCGTCCCGTAACGCTGCCCCTCCGAGCGATCTGAGCGCCCACGAGGATGTCAGCCCCCGTCCCTCCCCGCGCTTTCCCCAGGGCCAGCGCTGTGCCAAAGCCGTCATTCTGACCGGGTGCGGGAGCGCGAAGGGTGAGATCTGCTACAGCATCAAACGGTCGGCTCCCGAAGAAGAGATAGACTTCGCCTGGATCGCTCGTGGCCGTGAGCAAAGTCTGCGTGAGATTCGGATGCGGCGTTCCAACGAGAGCGTCCTCCAAGCCGTCTCCGTTGACGTCCCCAACAGCGAGCGCCTGACCGAAACCGCTGTTTCGCTTGGGAACGGGCTGTTGTAACGTTGCATCCACCGTCAGATCAAGGGGCGATCCCCCGAAGAAGATGTGCACGCGCCCGGCCTCTTGAGCTGAACCGGCGTCTTCATTCGGGGCTCCTACGAGCACGTCATCGAATCCATCTCCATTGACGTCCCCAACGACGACCGCGTTCCCAAAGGCTGCTCCGCGCTGAGGCCTGGGAGATTGAAGCGTGCGCGGAGCAGTTGGGAATGACGCTCCGCCTTCATAAAGGAAGACCTGGCCAGCCTGATCCTGGGTACCGATCCGCACATTTTCAGCGCCGACGAGAACGTCCTCTCGCCCATCACCGTTCACATCCCCGACGGCGAGCGCCCACCCGAAACGCGCTAAGGGATTCAAGCTCGGCAGCGGAAGCTCCCCATCCGCTCGCGCGTCCAAAGAAGGACCGCCGAAGAAGAAGTACACCTTCCCCGTACCCCGTTGTGCCCCTCCGTTGGCGAGAAGCGCCGAGACGAGGATGTCTTTCCAACCATCTCCATTCAGGTCTCCAAGGGCAATAGCCCAACCGAAACGAGCGTCTCGCTCCGGTGTCGGCGCACGAAGGATGAGATCGGGAGAGGTCTCCAGGGGCGCGCCGCCGAAGAAGACAAAGACCTGTCCCGCGTTCGCCTTGCCCTCAACGTCCACGAGCACAGCGCCCACGAGAAGATCGGCGACCCCATCCCCGTTCACATCTCCGCTGGCCAGTCCGAACCCGAAACTGCTCTCAGAAGGAGAAGGCTCCAAGATGACGGGAGCTTGAAATTGCGCGAGCCCGAAGCCAGGTCGGATGAAGAATCCCAAGGAGAGGACGAAACAGAACACCCCACGTATGCGCATAGAGATGCCCTCCGTGACAGAATCCCCCACACTTGGAAAGTCATTCCAAGCGGGAGTCACCCAGAGATCCCCTCTACCACTTCCACCGTCACAGGAAAGTCTGGAAATCGGGCGGTAGGAGTCCTGCGAACGGTCCGATGCAGAGGAGGACCAATGGCGGGAAGATGAAAAACAGCAATAGGCAAATGCTCGGGAGCATGGCATATCCGAACGTGAGCGCTATGGGAGCCAATAACATGAGCATGCTGACGAGCTTCTTCATAATCCCACCTCCATCGAAATATCCATCGGCCTTATCCTAACGGCTGCCCCGAGCGCGGTCAATGGGAACTTGGCGAACAAGGCGAAGCTTGACAAGAGGGGAAGCTCGCTAGTACTTTTCCCCTCTCTTTATGGCGAGGCGACCGATATTCGCGCAAAGGATGAGAGGCCGAGGTCCGTGGTTCGTCGTCTCGCTCTATCTCCTCTTGGTGTGGGATCTCACGGCGCATGCTGTCGCCCCTGCGCGTGACCACTGGCCCACGCTGTCTCACGAGACGGCCTTCTCCCTCCCCACACTCCCCTTGGATGCCGATTCATCCTCGGGAACAGCGCATTCTGGTCTTTGCGCGTGTCAACATGGGCACGTCCCGTTTGTCTCGCCGATCGCGAAGACTCTTCTCCCCCCACCGACCTTCGCCCTCATAGAGGGATTGGCTCTCGCCCACCGCATTCACCTCCTACTGACGGACCGCATCATTCGATCCCCTCCTCTCAACGCACCCCTCATCTGATGCGCGGCGTGAGGCGCGATCCTCACCCCGCTGGAGGGTCGCGCGACACATCTTCCACTTGCAACGAGAACGAACTCGATGACCGTCATGGAAAAGGTCGCATCGCACACAGAGAGGAGAGGGAACAATGGAATGGACGCATCTGTTCCGATCTGGGGCGCCCTGCTTCATGAAGCTGGGCTCCTGGCATCGTAGAGCGCTCATCTTCTTGGCCCTCGGACTCGTGCTCCTCGTTCACGGCCCCGTCAACGGAGCACAACCCTCGGGCACGCTGCGAGGACGAGTCCTTCTCCGACCGGCCAATACGCCGGCGCATGGGATGACGGTGACGCTCGTGCCGGGGAACCGTTCATCCGTGACCGATGAGGCCGGAAGGTACGAATTCTCCGAAATCCCCCCGGGCCGATACACGGTGATCGTCCATATGGAGCGTTTGCCCGATGTCATCCAAACCGTCGAGATCGGCCCCGGCGCGACAGTGACTCTGGATATTGAATTCACGCTCTCTCCCATTCGCGAACAGATCACCGTGACGGCGAGTGGACGCGAAGAGACCCTCGCGGAAGCTTTTCACGCTGTGACTTCACTCGACGCCACGGATCTCTTGGGAAAGGACTTGACGTCGCTCGGCCAAGCCCTGGAGCATCAACCGGGAGTCGCCAAGCGCAGCTTCGGTCCGGGCTCATCGCGTCCGGTGATTCGCGGCTTCGACGGAGACCGCGTCCTCATCCTTCAGGATGGCATTCGGACGGGCTCGCTCTCTTCGCAATCCGGGGAGCACGGTGAACCCCTTGACGTCCTCAGTGCAGATACCATCGAGGTGGTCAAAGGCCCGGCCACATTGCTCTACGGGAGCAATGCGCTCGGTGGCGTCATCAACGTCATCACGCGCCATCATCAGATGCATCAGCATCCGCATCGAGGTGCACGTGGCTACGTGACGGGCATCGGCAGTTCGACGAACGACCACGGAGGTGGAAGCCTCGGTCTCGAATACGGTTTCGGCGACTGGCTCATCTGGGGCAACGGCGGGGGACAACGAACGCGCGATTATCGCACCCCACTTGGCCGGATTCCGAACTCCGAGACGCGAGGGGGGCATGGCACCGGGGGATTTGGCCGCTATGGGGAGCGCACGTTCTTTAGCCTGAGCTACGGTCACGACGTGTTTCGCTATGGCGTGCCCTTCGCCGGGCAGCTTCACGCTGAACATGACGATCATGGCGAAGAGGACGAGCACCACGAACATGAAGCGGAACCGCGCGTGGACTTGAAGATGCGACGCCACAATCTGCGCGCCAGCGGCGGCGTGCGCGATCTGGGCGCCTTCGTGGATCGCATGCAGGTGTTCTTCGACTACACCGATTATCAGCACCGCGAGTTGGAGGACAGCGTGCCGAAGACGACCTTCGAGAATCGCCAGGTCGTCTCCCGAATCGTCTTCGACGAGCGCAAACGAGGCGGGCTCTCCGGGAGCTTCGGCTTCTGGTTCTTGCACCGCCGATACGAGACGCGCGGTGAGGAAACATTGGCCCCGCCGGTCACTCAACGGGCCCTCGCGCTCTTCGCTCTGCAACAGTGGGACCTGCGACGTCTCGTCCTGCAGTTCGGCGGACGGTTAGAACATAATGGCTACGATCCCGTCGGGCTGCCGAGCCGCTCTTTCACCGGCTTCTCCGGCGCAGCGGGCCTACGCCTCTCGCTCTGGGAAGGTGGGACGTTCGTCCTCAACTACACGCATTCGTTCCGAGCGCCCGCGCTCGAAGAGCTGTACAATCGAGGACCGCACATCGGAAACCTCGCCTTCGAGATCGGCGATCCGATGCTCCGACGCGAGCGCGGCGATGGTGTGGATCTCTCCGTGCGTCATCAGAGCGATCGTTGGCGCGCCGAAGCGAACGCTTACTATTATCGCCTCACCGATTTCGTCTTCCCGGCCCCAACGGGAGAGATTCGT carries:
- a CDS encoding VCBS repeat-containing protein, whose amino-acid sequence is MRIRGVFCFVLSLGFFIRPGFGLAQFQAPVILEPSPSESSFGFGLASGDVNGDGVADLLVGAVLVDVEGKANAGQVFVFFGGAPLETSPDLILRAPTPERDARFGWAIALGDLNGDGWKDILVSALLANGGAQRGTGKVYFFFGGPSLDARADGELPLPSLNPLARFGWALAVGDVNGDGREDVLVGAENVRIGTQDQAGQVFLYEGGASFPTAPRTLQSPRPQRGAAFGNAVVVGDVNGDGFDDVLVGAPNEDAGSAQEAGRVHIFFGGSPLDLTVDATLQQPVPKRNSGFGQALAVGDVNGDGLEDALVGTPHPNLTQTLLTATSDPGEVYLFFGSRPFDAVADLTLRAPAPGQNDGFGTALALGKARGGTGADILVGAQIARRGSVTGRAYFFAGGSALDATADVTFQASPPDPGTQFALALTIADVNHDGRGDVTIGSVNPGAFGLPTGPGRVYIFPAT
- the lipA gene encoding lipoyl synthase yields the protein MANEVTHVELRDARGTRTLKIASRGIIRRHLEPIRTPKPPWIRATLPSGPVYGELKQLVAELRLHTVCQEALCPNIGECWGHGTMTIMLLGSVCTRACRFCAVATGNPRGWLDPEEPEHVAEAIALLAQRHGLKYVVLTSVDRDDLPDGGAAHFAETVRRIKARVPEIKVETLTPDFRGDLRAVEIVLEAGVDVFSNNLETVRRLTPRVRDPRAGYDQTLRVLAHAKEFRPDVLTKSSLMLGLGETDEELRQAMRDLRAVGVDILTLGQYLRPTKHHLPVARYVTPEEFALYRQWGYEEGFREVFSGPLVRSSYRAERVFIEARGGPA
- a CDS encoding ABC transporter permease, with the translated sequence MRSVIEAVREAVSVRPFELLIALRYLTAKRKQAVIAVISLIAILGIAAGVAVLLIALSLVNGFNEDIQGKLLAGTAHLNLLRKDGRAIPAELQEKIARVPGIRAVAPTHYEQVFASHAGHGVGLILKGVDLGAPREANEVWGIVVQGAVERLAEEADGVPGILLGRVIAEELGVKVGDVLTIIPPDGRLTPLGVIPRLGRLRVVGLFSSGLYEYDSSWGYVSLDALRRLLGTEQPATVLQMKVTDIYAVKEIARRVREIAGPEYTTTDWQELNQPVFAALQIQRIVVVVVLTLMIFIAALNIITSLVMMVIEKTRDISILRAMGARSISIMRIFIWQGVLVGVIGTALGLGAGVLLSWLADRYQWIRLPETVFSIAYAPFRPRVGDAAIVAGIALLISFLATIYPARQAARLNPVEGLRYE
- a CDS encoding ABC transporter ATP-binding protein, giving the protein MSDVRPQAIERDRRAARPHVLLRAEGLCKTYTDGPEPVPVLRGVDLSVVEGEMVAIVGASGSGKSTLLHLLGGLDRPTSGRVIFQGFDIFSGSEVDLARFRQQMIGFVFQFHGLLPEFTALENVMLPLLIGGMTRTEAARRAAAMLEQVGLGHRLAHRPAQLSGGEQQRVALARALVHEPRLLLADEPTGNLDVRTGALVFALLQDLHRARQLTAIIATHNESIARRCDRVLHLHDGTLREEF
- a CDS encoding SDR family NAD(P)-dependent oxidoreductase codes for the protein MGAAGSDLQNRIVIITGASSGIGEATARRLAREGAVVVLAARRRERLERLAEEIAASGGHALAIPTDITVEADRRRLVERTMETYGRVDALVNNAGYGQRGPIECVPIEAIRQNFETNLFALIALTQLVIPILRTQGRGRIVNVSSVAGRIARPFSAVYDATKHALEAISDGLRGELAPFGIHVIVIEPGFIQTEFLHVANEVSRSALERSHPYAPFLADLDRRYERWRRWAGRPEDVAAVIMRALTEARPRPRYAVPKHARLLLALKRWIPDHLFDALMRRQMGLVHRPLES
- a CDS encoding ferritin-like domain-containing protein, producing MDREKILNALNKALAQEYACFIRYKTHAAVITGPYAKPISEQLDEIAEDEESHARDLRDRITGLGGTPTMAVTTEDLIPATTLEEILRVNIEEEKKAIALYQEILNIIPREQHLLYETIQDILEDEFEHLEELQRLQS
- a CDS encoding FAD-dependent oxidoreductase, translating into MPEPARRLVVIGGVAGGMSAAARAKRVNPDLEVIVLERDPHVSYGACGIPYFLAGLVPDPEKLIVYTPEYFRRERGIDVRTNTEAVELRPDERTVLARDRGSGAVEKIPYDRLIIATGAIPVRPSLPGIELDHIFVLRSLNDGLRIHRALVEAHPQRAVILGAGYIGLEMAEALRMRGLQVTVIEALDHVLGQTEPEISRIVEQELAAHGVRLLLTTRAVGFEGDARGRVREVITDAGERLAADLALIGIGIRPNVHLAEAAGIALGPTGAIAVDERQETNITGIFAAGDCCEARHLVTERPTWIPLGPAANKQGRVAGDNAAGRHATFAGVVGTAVVKVFDLEVARTGLSLQEALAAGFKAKKVSTTASSRAGYYPGAHPITLVLIFDEATHRLLGAQMVGREGVAKRIDVFATALHARMTLEEMSQLDLSYAPPFAPVWDPILIAVNAALKV
- a CDS encoding glucose-1-phosphate adenylyltransferase, which translates into the protein MARRDDVLAIILGGGQGTRLFPLTKDRAKPAVPLAGKYRLVDISVSNCINSGITRIYVLTQFNSASLNRHISRTYQFGPFTEGFVDILAAEQTLENRNWFQGTADAVRRGWRHFEQWRAETYLILAGDHLYRMDYRDFIAHHERTRADVTLSVVAVEEERASEFGLMKIDDRGRVIEFREKPKGTALQEMRTDTARIGLAPEEAVRRPYLASMGIYVFRKSVLRTLLDEYPQYVDFGREIIPAAIQRYHVQAYLFDGYWEDIGTIRAFYEANIGLTLPLPKFNLYDPDAPIYTHPRYLPPAKIRECRIHDCLIADGSILNGAELIHCVIGVRSRIERGARLVRTIVMGADFYQTLEEMEADRARGIPIVGIGENAEIVGAIIDKNARIGANVRIVNVEGRQHADGENWYIRDGIVVIPRHAIIPDGTVI